The DNA window GCATGCGTCTGGACGACCTGGCGGGCGCGGTGAGCATCGTGCTTCCCATGGACGCCATCGTGGCGGAGTCGAACGCCGACCTGGCGGGCACCGTGACGTTTTTCTGCGTGCTCATGGCGGCGGTGACGGCGGTGCTGTTCTGGGGCCTGCGCCGGTGGGTGACCGCACCCATCATATCGGAGAACGACATGCTGCGCCGCGATGCGGAATCGCAGTCGAACTTCCTCAGCATCATCACGCACGAGCTGAAGACGCCGCTCTCATCCATACTCGCGTTCACCGAGCTGTGGAAGCGCGGCGGCCACGCCGACCGGGACGTCGACCGCGAGCTGGTAGAGGAGATCGAGACGAACAGCCACGTGCTGCTTTCCATGATCAACAACCTGTTGGACACGGCCAAGATGGACGAGGGCAGCCTGGCGCTGGCCGAGGAGGACCTGGACGTGTACGACGTGGTGGGGCTCGTGAAATCCACGGCGGGCCCGCTAGCGAAACGGCGCGGCGTGTCGCTCGCGGCCAGCATCGCGCCGGGCACGCCCATCGTGCGCACCGACCGCGAGATGCTGCGCCGGGTGATCCTCAACCTGGTGAGCAACGCGCTGCGCTTCACGGGCGAAGGCGGCTCGGTGTCGCTTCGTCTGTCGTACGGGGAAGGGGTGTTGACGGTGGAGGTGCAGGACACGGGCGCGGGCATCCCTGAGGATCGGCTGGCCACGGTGTTCGACCGCTTTGTCAGCGCGCCCGGCTCGGAAGTGTCGGGCGAGGGCGGAACGGGCCTGGGGCTTTCCATCGTGAAGCGCTATGCCGAGATGACCGGCGGCTGGGTCAAAGCGGAAAGCGAGCAGGGGCGTGGCAGCACGTTCACGGTAGTGCTGCCCATGCCCGCGCGCAGCGAGGAGGATGAGGGCATATGACGACGCACGCCGAAGAGTCGATGGTGCTGCTGGCGGATGACGATCAGAGCCTGCGAACAGCCACGGCCCGCTTGCTCGAGGAGGCGGGCTTTCGCTGCCTGGAGGCGGTCGATGGGGCGGATGCCCTGGAACGCTACGAAGAGGAGCGCCCCGACCTGGTGATCCTCGATGTCATGATGCCGAAGGTGGACGGGTTCGAGGTGTGCGAGCGCATCCGCGCGAAGGACAAGGCCACGCCAGTACTCATGCTCACGGCGAAGGGCGATATCGTCGACAAACGCGTGGGATACCGCATGGGCGCCGATGACTACCTGGTGAAGCCCTTCAGCGGCGAGGAACTCGCGTTGCGTGTGGGAGCGCTGCTGCGACGCTCGCGGGAACTGGCGGGCGAGCGCACCCCGGCGCGGCGGACGGTCGTCGTGGGCGACGTGGAAATCGATGTGGTGCGCGGCGAGGCTCTCGTAGCCGGGGAGAAGGTGGAGCTGACCCCGAAGGAGTCGCGCATCCTCGCGGTGCTCGCGGAGCATCCGGGCGAGGTGTTCGACCGCGACGACCTGGTGAGGGCGGTGTGGGGCGAGGAGTACGTCGGCACGCAGATCAGCATCCCCGTCTACATTCGCAAGCTGCGCGAGAAGCTGGAGGACAACCCGAGCGAGCCCGTCTGCATCCAGACGGTGTGGGGAATGGGGTACCGTCTTGGCGAGGGCGGGGCGGGCGGCTCCTGCTGATACGCCGCCCAAACCACCTGCGGCTACGTGCGAAGCGTGGAGATTGCGGCGCGCGTTGCCCGCGCGTGATATAGTCATAGGGCAACCGTTGATTGGTGCAGGTGCACTAAACCCCAGCTCAAAGGGAGGAGAGCGGCGGGTTGGTCGCCGAACGAGCGCCGATCGCAAGGAGGTCCGCACATGTCACACACCGCGCGCGGCGTCGATCGCCGCACGTTCATCGCGGGGACGGCGGCGCTCGGCGTCGCGACCCTGCTGCGGCCGGGGCTCGCCTTCGCGGAGCCCACGTCCGCCGATAAGCTGGCCGAGGCCGAAGCCGTCCGCTCGCGCATCCTCACGATGCAAGACGAGCTGGAGGTCGCCTCCGACGGCTACTACAAGGCGCTCGACGAGCACGACGCGGCCGTTCAGGCCGTGGCCGACGCGCAGGCGCGCATCGACGAGGCCAACGCCAAGATCGCCGATTTGCAGGAGCGCCTCGCGCAGCGCGCCCGTAGCATGTACCGCACCGACCGATCCACCGCCCTCGACCTCGTGCTGGGCGCGACGACGTTCGAGGAGTTCGCCACGAACTGGGACCTGCTCAAGAACATCAACGAGCAGGACGCCGACATGGTGCAGGAGACGAAGGACCTACGCGCCGAGGTGGAGGCGGCCAAGGCGGAGCTCGAGGAGCAGGAACGCATCGCCGCGGAGAAGGCCGACGAGGCCGCCCGCATCAAGCAGGAGGTGGAGGAGTCCATCGCCACGCTCGAGGCGACGGTCCAGCAGCTCGACGCCGAGGCGCAGGCCCTGCTCGAGCAGGAGCAGGAGGCCGCGCGCGCCGCCACGGCCGCGGCGGCCGCGCGCAGCTCCTACGCCTATAGCACGGGTCCGGTGTCCAGCATCCCCTCGCAGGGCTCCGTCGTGGACTACGCGCTCTCGCGCATCGGCTGCCCCTACGTGTGGGCGGCGGAAGGCCCCGATGCCTTCGATTGCTCGGGGCTTGTCACCTGGGCGTACGCGCAGGTGGGCATAGCGGTGCCCCATCAGACCGAGGCGCAGTACCATGCCGCGGCCGCGCGCATCCCCGTGTCCGAGGCCCAGCCCGGCGACGTCTTGTGGGTAAGCTACGGCGACGGGTACAACGGCCACGTGGGCATCGCCTGCAGCGCCGGCGGCACGCATTTCGTCCACGCGCCCACCTTTGGTGCCTTCGTGCGCGACACCGACCCCCTCAGCTGGGCCGGCTTCACGCACGCGCTCAGGTTCGCCTGACCCCGCGCCGCGTTTGCGGTATGATGCCTATCGAAGCACGGAGCCGACATCGATAGGAGCACATCCATGACCACCCTGTTCGTGAACGCATGCCTGCGCGGCGAGGTCTCGCGCACGCTGGCCCTCTGCCGCGAGTACCTGGCTGCGCGCGGTGACGACGTCGTCGAGGTGAACCTGGCCGAGCTTCGCCTCAAGCCCTTCGACGCCGAGATGGTGGCCTACCGCGTGGAGAAGCAGACCGCGCGCGAGTGGGACGACCCCATCTTCGCGCTGTCGCGCCAGTTCGCGGAGGCTGAGGACATCGTGATCGGCGCGCCGTACTGGGATCTGTCGTTCCCTGCGGCGCTCAAAGTGTACCTGGAGCATGTGAGCGTGTGCGACCTCGCGTTCCACTACACCGAAGACGCGCGCTGCGAGGGCATCTGCAAGGCGCGCCGCCTCACCTATATCACCACGTGCGGCGGCTTCGTGGAGGGCGCGAACTTCGGCTACGACTACTTCTGCGGCATCGCCAAGATGTTCGGCATCCCGGAGACGCGGTTCGTGGCGGCCGAGGGGCTCGACATCGTCGGTATCGACGTGGACGCGCAGATGGACAAGGCCCGCGCCCAGATGGCCGAGCTCGATTAAGGAGAAGCGATGAAACGGCTGCTCGTGGTAGTGGATTTCCAGAACGATTTCGTGGACGGCGCACTGGGCTTTCCGGGGGCGGAGAAGCTCGAGCGGCCTATCGCGGACAAGATCCGCGCGTACTACGACCGGTTCGACGAGGTGGTGTTCACGCTCGACACGCATCGGCGCGACTACCTTGAGACGCAGGAGGGGCGCAACCTCCCCGTGGAGCACTGCATCGACGGCACGCCGGGCCACGAGCTGTACGGCGAGGTGGCGCAGCTCGCCGAGCATGCGACCGCGGTGTTCAAGAAGCCCACGTTCGGCTCGAGCGAGCTGTTCGAGTGGCTGCTCACGGCCAAGCGCGCCGTCGACGAGCTGGGGCTTCCGCCGTTCGAGAGCATCGAGGTGGTGGGCCTCGTGTCCAACATCTGCGTCATCTCGAACGCCGTCGTGGCCAAGACGGCATGCCCCGAGGTGCCCGTCATCGTGGACGCGGCCTGCACCGCCTCCTTCGACGACGCCCTCAACGAGAAGACCCTCGACGTCATGGAGGGCCTCCAGATCCAGGTGATCAACCGCGCATGAGGCTGGGGGGCGTCCCGTCCCTTTGTCACGCGCCTTTGCTAGTGCCGGCGGGCGAAGGCTTCCAGGACGAGTTGGGCGCGGGTGCCGATGGGCGTCGTGTTCTCCGCGAGGAAGCGGGGGACGTCCTCGATGGCCAGCAGAAACGGCTCGATGAGCTCGGACGGCTCGGGCTGGGCGTCGGCCACCTTCTCCACCTGGGCGAACACCACGTGCACCGTCTCGTCGGTGAGGCCGGTGGACGAGAAGCCCGCCTGCGGCAACGGCTCAAGCGCGGCCGCGCCCAGGTCGGCGCGCAGGGCGTAGCCCGTCTCCTCGCGCAGTTCGCGGTCGACGCAGGCGGTCAGATCCTCGCCGTCGTCCACGAGCCCGGCGGGAAACGCGATGCACCAGCTGTTCAGCGGATAGCGGAACTCGCGGATGAGCAGCAGCTTCCCGTCGGGCGTCTGGCCGACGATGCACACGGCATCGGCCGCCGCCCGCTCGCCGCGCGCGTGGGCCTCGAGCTCGGCGCGGTAGGCGTCGATGCCCTTGCGCGAGGCGCTCTCGTATTCGTAGGCCGAGCCGTCGGGCATCGTGTAGACGAGGATGTACTTCTTAATCCACCCGTCCGACACCTGGCGGACGTCGGCGAGTTGGGGAATATCGGTGGGCATGGAGGCTCCTTCTTTTCAGGATGCTTCACGTGAAGCATCTGCGGGCAGGTTAGAAGTCGAAGACCTCGCCGACGTTGGCGGCGATGCAGAGGTCGGCTTGGCGGTCGCGCGGGGTGGGCGTGCGGTTCACGATGACGAGGTGCGAGCCGTGGAAGAAGTCGATGAGCCCGGCGGCCGGATACACCGAAAGCGACGTGCCCGCCACCACCAGCAAGCCCGCCGAGGCGATGGCGTCAACGGCCCCCTGCATGGTGCGCTCGTCGAGCGGCTCCTCGTACAGAACCACGTCCGGCTTCACGATACCGCCGCAGGCGGGGCAGCGCGGCACGCCGTCGTCGGCCTGCGCGCGCAATTCCAGCAGCTCCTCCACGGAGAACGCCGCGCCGCAGCGCATGCAGAAGTTGCGCAGCACGCTGCCGTGCAGCTCGAACACGCGCTCGCTGCCGGCCTTCTGGTGCAGGCCGTCGATGTTCTGCGTGACCACGGCCGCGCACGTGCCGGCGCGCTCGAGCTCAGCCAGCTTCTCGTGCGCGCGGTTCGGCCGCGCGTCGAGCGCCAGCATGCGGTCGCAGTAGAAGTCGAAGAATTCCGCCGGGTGCGCGTCGAAGAAGCTGCGCGAGATCATCTGCTCGGGCGGGTAGGGGTATTTCTGCGCGTACAGCCCGTCGGGGCTGCGGAAATCGGGGATGCCGCTCTCGGTGGACACGCCCGCGCCGCCGAAGAACACCATCCCGGCGGCGGGGGCCTTGTCGATCCAGGTGCGCAGCGTCTCGATCGCGCGCTTCGTGCTGTCGTCCATAACGCTCCTTCCTCGGGAATGAGACCATACTAGCGCCGGTGTCACCGGAAAGCATAGCACGCGCGCGGCGCTCCTGCGATTTGCGTGGAATCCCCTTCGAGTTTCGGTGGCGAAGCTGCCGGGCGGGCTTCGAGGCGTCCCCCGTTTGCTATCATCGACCCCTATGGCGAAGAACAGGAAACAAGGTTGGTTGAAGACGATGCTGGGTGTTGCGCTCGGGTGCGTGGTCGCGGTCGCGGCGGTGTTCGCAGTGACGAACATCGTGACGATCGCCACCGCGAAGGACCTCATCGTGGAGCCGCAGGCGGCCGAGGGCTTCGACGCGGACGCCATCGTGGTGCTGGGCGCATCGGTGCTCGCCGACGGTACGCCCTCGGGAATCTTGAAGGACCGCCTCGACGACGGCATCGCGCTGTACGAGCGCGGCGTGGCGCCCAAGCTCATCATGAGCGGCGACAACTCCACCGTGTCGTACAACGAGGTGAAGGCGATGAAGGACTACGCCGTCTCGCAGGGCGTGCCGAGCGAGGACGTCTTCTGCGACCACGCGGGCTTCTCCACCTACGAGAGCATGTACCGCGCCAAGCACGTGTTCGGCGCGGATCGCATCGTGGTGGCCACGCAGACCTACCACCTGTACCGGGCGCTCTACGCGGCGCAGGGCCTGGGCGTCGAATGCCTCGGCGTGCCGAGCGACTACCGCGCCTACGCCAACCAGCTGCAGTACGACATCCGCGAGATCCCCGCGCGCACGAAGGACTTCTTCAAGACGCTCTTCCAGGTGCCCTCGACGTTCGTCGGCGACCCTATCAGCCTGGACCAATCCGGCGACGTCACGGAGGGCTGAGCCGGCAGATCCAGGCTCGATGCGGCAGGATTTTTCGGCTGTGGCACAGATTTTGGCCCTACGGCCGCCTTTTGCGGGTGTCGCGCGACGTTTCCCCAGGTCGGTTTTCGCGCCGGGCCGCCCGCTCTGCCACAGCCGAAAAATCCTGCCACAAGCATCCGGACATCACGCGCAGGAGGGCTTCGGCTTCGCAGGTTACGGGGTCGAGCACGGGGATGCCGGCGGCTTGCTGGAGGGCGGGGGCCAGGTTGATGGTGGAGAAGCCGGTGCAGGCGAGCGCGATGACGGCGGCGCCCGCATCGCGCAGGTCGCGCGCGGCGTCGAGCGCGGCGGCCTGCCCCGCAGCCCCAAGCAGGTCGCGCGTGTCGCGCACGCCTTCCGGCACGACGTTCGCCAGCAGGCGCTCGCCCAGGATGCGCGCGAATGCCTCCGGCGCGTCGGGCGTGATGCCGATGACGCCCACGGGCCCGTCCGCCAACGCGGCCGCCGCCGCGGCCATGCTCTCGCCGGCTCCCACCACCGGCACACCCGCGACGGCGCGCGCCTCGGCCACGCCGGGGTCGTCGGCGCAGCTCACGACGATGCCGTCCACGCCCGACGCCTCCAGCTCGCGCGCGAGCGCCACCACCTTCGGCACGGCCGCGCGCTTGGTGGCGGCGTCGTGCACGCCCTCGGGCTGGTCGGGGATGCAGCGCGACACGGCGCGCACCTGCGGGAACATCCGCTCGATGAGCCGCCCGTGCGCCTCCACCCGCTCCTGCTCCTGCGTGATGACCCGTATGATGCCCACCGCCAGCTCGTCCATGGCTACACGTACCTTTCGATGAGATCGATCAGGTCCTGCTTCGAGTGCAGGGCCGTCTTCTCAAGTATACGCCTGGTGTGCGTGCGCACGGTGCTCTCCGACACAAACAGCGCCTCGGCGATCACCTTGGCCGAGCGTCCGCGCGCCAGGTACGGCAGCACCTCGGCCTCGCGCCGCGTGAGCCCGTAGTAGCCGGCTATCTGGTCGAGCACGTCGCCGTCGGGCTCTGCGGCGGCCTCCGGGACAGGCGGGGGCTCCTCCTTGGGTTCGGCAGGCGCCGCCGCCAGCTCCTCCTCCTTCGCCCGGGCCCCGCCAAAGTGCAGAAACGAGAACCGATGCCGCGCGTGATGCAGCAGCGCGAGCATGGCAAGCACGTACACCGCACCCACCGACACGCCGATGACCAGGAGGGACGGGCTCTCCGGAATGAGCATGACCACATAGCCGATGCCGATGCCCACCAGCCGTGCGATGATGGACACGCCGCGCACGATGCCGCCCACCACGAAGCCGGAGACGGCCAGGTCGTAGGCGGTCGAGGTCACCATGTACCAGATGATCACGTCGAACACGCCGTAGCAGGCGCTCATCACCACATTGAGCTCCACGGGGTTGGTGGTCCAGAACACCGGCATGAGCGCGAACAGCACCACGAGGATGGGCACGATCACCTTGAACGTGAGCGCCAGATCGATGCGCCGCCGGGCGAACAGCACGAGCCCGATGAGCGCGAGCGCCGCCGCCACGTTGGCGACGAGCGGCAGCCGGTGCGCCTCGTAGGCGGAGTCCACCGAGATCACCGTCATCTGCCACACGAACCCGAACAGGCACGACAGCACGAGGCTCGCCAGGATCAGGCTCACGAGCGAGCCGAGCGCGGTCCGGTACCGCTGCGGATCGGGGGAGGGCGCCGCGCGGTCGGCCGGCACCTCGCGGTTGCAGCGCGCCAGGCACAGCTGCGACAGCACGGGCAGGGGCAGCATGAGCGCGAGCGCGGGCGCCCCCAGCTCCTCGGAGCAGAACGAGAACGCCACGAACAGCAGCGCCGTGAGCAGCAGCACCGCCGGCAGGTAGAACGACGTGCGCGAGGGGTGCATGCGCCCGAGGCATTCCGCCCAGCTTCCCCAGAAGTAGCCGAAGCCCACGCCCGTCAGCACCGCGCCCGCCAGAAGCATCGCGAGCGCCGGCACCTCGGGCAGGCCCGCGCTTGCGGCCGCGCCCGAGCCGGCCAGCAGCCCGAGTCCCGCCATGATGCACGCCGTGAACGCGGGCGCGGGCAGCCGGTCGTAGAACGCGGGGGTGCGCTCCATGCGCGAAGCCACGAGGAACAGGGTGGTCATGTTGGCCACGAACGACACGATAACCACGAGCGTCTGGTGCCCGGTGGTGTCGAAGGGCCCCGAAAGCAGGATGGAGCTGCGGAACGTGAGCATGCTGCACGCCCAGAAGAACGCCAGCCCGAGATGGCGCACGCGCAACGTCTTCCACACCATGCGCATGCTGCGTCGATCGCGTGTTCGCGAAGGGCGTTCGGGCATCAACGGCCCCCTCCTCGTCTTGAGCGCGCCCGCTTCCCATCGGGCGGCGCGTCGTTCCCTCGATGTCAGTAAAAGCTTACCATCAGCGCAAACATTCAAATCATCAATAATTGATGATACTTGCGCGACACCCCCGTCATAGCATTTTCCGCGTCGAAGAAAGGGGGCTGCGATGGCCGGCGTGCCAAATGATACCATACTGATAGGATTACTGGCGTGCGCTCCGGTGTTCTCAACCGGATTCGCTGACGACGCGCCGGAGGCCGACGCCGCCGGCATGCCCGAGGACGCTCGGCGCTTGCTTGCCGCGCACGGCCTTCCCGTCCCCGATCCGGTGGACTCTGCGGCGCGCCGTGTGGTGGAGCGCGAGGTGCTCACGCCGGGCATGCCGCTGGCGGCCATGCCGGTGGAGTCGCTGTACAAGCCGTGGACGTCCCTGCCGGGTTCGCAGTTCGGCGGCTCGCGCGGGCTGTACCTGGGCGACGCGGCGCGCCACGTGCAGTCGCTCTACGACGCGCTCCAGGTGGAGGTGCCCGAGCGCTTCGCGGCGATGCCCGACCACCTGTCTCTTCTCTGCGAGCTGCTGGCGCTGTATGTGGAGGCGGGCAACGACGAGGCGGCCCGCCGTCTCGCGCAGGATCACTTCGACTGGCTCGACGCCTACGACGCGGCGCTCGCAGAGCGCGCGGAGCAGGCGGCCTCGGCTCCGGCGTATGACGAGGAGGGGCGCGCCGCCTTGGCGCGCGGCATCGGCCAGGTGCGCGCGCATGTCGCGCTCGCGGCCGGGCTCGCGCGGCTCGCGGGGCAGGGCGCGCCGACGCCGGACGGGGCGCAGACGGCACCATCAAGGGAGGAAAGGAAGGAAGCGAAATGAACTCATCCGTAACACGGAGGACGTTCCTCAAGGGGTCGGCGGCCACTGCGGCGCTGGCCGCGACGGGCGTCGGCGCAAGCTCTCTGGGCGCCTGGCAGGCCGAAACGGCCCACGCCGAGGGCTCCTACGAGCGCAAGGAGGGCGCGTCGCTGTGCAACGGCTGCTCCAGCAAGTGCGGCCTGGTGGCCACCACGCTGGGCGGCCAGCTGTTCACGCTGCGCGGCAGCGACTCGCACCCCTACGCCAAGGGCACCATCTGCGGTCGCGGCCACGGGGTGGCGCAAATCGCCTACTCCGACGAGCGCCTCACCCAGCCCATGCGCCGCACGGCCGACGGCTCGTTCGAGGCCATCGACTGGGACACGGCCTTCTCCGAGATCGGCGCCAAAGTGAAGGACATCCTGGCGCAGAACGGCCCCGAGGCCCTCGCCATCGTGCAGGATCCGCGCCCGTCGGGCAAGCAATACTCCAAGTTCTTCATCAACGCGCTCGGCTCGGCCAACATCTACACGCACGGCGCGGCGTGCAACGCCTCCAAGGAAAGCGGCTTCGCGCAGACCATCGGCGCCGGCAACTTCTCGGTGGACTTCGGCAGCTCGAAGATGGTGGTGTTCATCGGCCGCAGCTACGGCGACGGCATCCGTCCTTCGTCGGTGCAGAGCCTGGCCGCCGCGGCCGACAAGGGCACGCGCATCGTCATCGTGGACCCGCGCCTGAACAACACCGGCATCTTCGCCACCGACTGGGTGTCCATCAAGCCCGGCACCGACCTGGCGTTTCTGCTGGGCATCTGCAACGTGCTCATCGAAGAGGACCTCTACAGCCACGAGTTCGTCGAGCAGAACACGGTGGGCTTCGAGGAATTCGCGGCGCAGGCCAAGGAGTACACCCCCGCGTGGGCCGAGCAGCAGTGCGGCGTGCCGGCGGCCACCATCGAGGAGCTTGCCCGCGCGCTTGCGAAAGCCGCTCCGGCAGCTGCCATCGAGGCTTCCTGGCGTGCGGCGTTCGGCTGCTCGTACCAGAACTCGTTCGACACCGCGCGTGCGGTGGCGGCGGTGAACGCGCTTCTGGGCAGCTGGGGCGCGAAGGGCGGTGCGCTCATCACGTCCTCGCCGAAGGCGGGCGATGTCGATCCGCAGAAGTTCCCCAAGATCCCGAAGCCCGAGGCCAAGCGCGTGGGCGATGCGGACTACCCGCTGGCTCCCAGCGGCATGGGCACGAACCTGGCCGTGCTGCAGGCGGCGCTCGACGGCACCATGAAGGGCGTATTCTTCTACAACTCTAACGCCGTGCAGGGCTATGCTCAGCCGAAGGTGTGGCGCGAGGGCCTGGAGAAGACCGACCTGGTGGTGACCATCGACGTGCACATGTCCGAGACGGCGATGGCCTCCGACTACGTGCTGCCCGAGTGCAGCTACCTGGAGCGCATGGAGCTGCCGGAGTTCATCGGCGGCAAGAAGCACTTCGTGGCCATGCGCACGCAGGTGCTCGACCGCATCCACCCCGAGACGAAGTCGTGCGACGAGATCTTCGTCGGGCTTGCCGAGGCGTGCGGCGTGGGCCAGTTCTTCCCGTTCACGGTTGAGGAGCTTGCCGAGGCGCAGCTGGCCACCGTGGGCGTGAGCCTGGACGAGCTGAAGGAGAAGGGCATCGTGGAGCTGCCCGACCCCGGCTTTGAATACAAGGCCCCCAAGTTCAAGACGCCCACTGAGAAGTTCCAGTTCACCTCGGAGGCCGTGGGCAAGGCCGGCCTCAATCCGACCATCGGCTGGGTGCCGCGCCTGGTGGAGCCCAAGGAGGGCGAGTTCTACCTCATCGGCGGCAAGCAGGGCATCCACTCGCACACCATGACGCAGAACATCGCCAGCATGAACGCCATCTCGCGCGAGTACGGCCTGGAGCGCGCTTGGATCTCCGCGCAGGATGCGGACGAGCTGGGCGTTAAGGACGGCGACATGATAGAGCTCTCGTCGAGCGAGCATACCGGCCAGGTGGCGGCGCGCGTGACCGAGCGCATGCGTCCCGGCGTGGTGTA is part of the Arabiibacter massiliensis genome and encodes:
- a CDS encoding molybdopterin-dependent oxidoreductase, which produces MNSSVTRRTFLKGSAATAALAATGVGASSLGAWQAETAHAEGSYERKEGASLCNGCSSKCGLVATTLGGQLFTLRGSDSHPYAKGTICGRGHGVAQIAYSDERLTQPMRRTADGSFEAIDWDTAFSEIGAKVKDILAQNGPEALAIVQDPRPSGKQYSKFFINALGSANIYTHGAACNASKESGFAQTIGAGNFSVDFGSSKMVVFIGRSYGDGIRPSSVQSLAAAADKGTRIVIVDPRLNNTGIFATDWVSIKPGTDLAFLLGICNVLIEEDLYSHEFVEQNTVGFEEFAAQAKEYTPAWAEQQCGVPAATIEELARALAKAAPAAAIEASWRAAFGCSYQNSFDTARAVAAVNALLGSWGAKGGALITSSPKAGDVDPQKFPKIPKPEAKRVGDADYPLAPSGMGTNLAVLQAALDGTMKGVFFYNSNAVQGYAQPKVWREGLEKTDLVVTIDVHMSETAMASDYVLPECSYLERMELPEFIGGKKHFVAMRTQVLDRIHPETKSCDEIFVGLAEACGVGQFFPFTVEELAEAQLATVGVSLDELKEKGIVELPDPGFEYKAPKFKTPTEKFQFTSEAVGKAGLNPTIGWVPRLVEPKEGEFYLIGGKQGIHSHTMTQNIASMNAISREYGLERAWISAQDADELGVKDGDMIELSSSEHTGQVAARVTERMRPGVVYLPTHYGGSSPYQSRAFEFGLNMTDFVPFHMEPGTGATMSQEVAVTVRKVEA